A window of Solea solea chromosome 18, fSolSol10.1, whole genome shotgun sequence contains these coding sequences:
- the LOC131444943 gene encoding tumor necrosis factor alpha-induced protein 2-like isoform X2: MRTCSGDTEAEGFRRNSLPGHNTLLAGGRWINGKFMKLFRAPKAQESANVTPPTVDGRRSPSNTTEEEEEPQTGSPSVIATFDQCLEDRLFSEASQNLREREELLFGALAEAEGAQRREEEVNSLAEDYAVLRLHILQTLQQSLSTVNTDALTSAVKAVHQEDKQDQLWKQRDGTPPGWRPGGWKEFHDEALGSLVKDRMDNPSTLTDGQLVGKSSIMADICSMGRQLLDDLQLVVGVVKTCYPPQTDICGFYIRLYHQAFSARLGKIADFVLEDDDCRHLLCWVNEYYPERVQKLHLGCEDCTVMGKLLPQELLEPLEEQYLSSRQGELMTYVGRILEEEKRKWNNGEEPAMEDGCYVSHVAYDIIQFIYGIVTSAAKVVGDVHKAQRITCKLNPLMQSFKVFQDEVMRLNRANSRAIVKANLGSVQQFRDVLEKNAHLFMDDVRRNCLSVLSGMKESAHAYLLLPVHDSLRPQYRKLGTSEWLNKGVFEKLLLSAQAVDEQLRGLKESCRQELLCQFHQDVTVEYVRRLLRGDVKLKDKERQNAAFAVVKNDAESLHALFVRMGSNQDWLKEILTKIAEVLKLQDVPAIQMQVASLGSAFPDLSEKHVSALLKLKTNISRADRKVVKETLSDTLRETGVAASHSFFSKVQVK; the protein is encoded by the exons ATGCGAACTTGCTCCGGTGACACAGAGGCCGAGGGCTTCAGACGCAACTCTCTCCCGGGACACAACACGCTGTTGGCGGGAGGGCGCTGGATCAACGGCAAATTCATGAAGTTGTTCCGAGCTCCAAAAGCTCAGGAGTCCGCCAACGTCACACCGCCCACCGTCGACGGACGACGCTCGCCGAGCAACacgacagaggaggaggaggagcctcaaACTG GTTCCCCCTCAGTTATCGCCACGTTTGATCAGTGCCTTGAAGACCGACTCTTCTCTGAAGCCAGTCAGAACCTGAGAGAGCGGGAGGAGCTTCTATTCGGGGCGTTGGCGGAGGCCGAGGGCGCTCAACGTCGCGAGGAAGAAGTCAACAGCCTTGCTGAAGACTATGCCGTCCTGAGACTGCACATCCTGCAGACTCTGCAGCAGAGTTTGTCAACAGTCAACACCGACGCTCTGACGTCCGCTGTGAAGGCCGTCCACCAGGAGGACAAGCAGGACCAGCTGTGGAAGCAGAGGGATGGCACTCCACCCGGCTGGAGGCCCGGTGGCTGGAAGGAGTTCCATGACGAAGCTCTTGGCAGCTTGGTGAAGGACCGCATGGACAACCCGTCAACGCTCACCGACGGCCAACTGGTGGGGAAATCGTCCATCATGGCCGACATCTGCAGCATGGGTAGGCAGCTGCTGGACGACCTGCAGCTGGTGGTGGGCGTGGTCAAGACGTGCTACCCCCCACAGACGGACATCTGTGGTTTTTACATCAGGCTGTACCACCAAGCCTTCAGCGCCAGACTCGGAAAGATCGCAGACTTTGTGCTGGAGGACGATGACTGCCGTCACCTCCTGTGCTGGGTCAACGAATATTACCCCGA GCGAGTTCAGAAGCTGCATCTGGGCTGTGAGGACTGCACCGTGATGGGAAAGCTTCTGCCTCAGGAGTTACTGGAGCCTCTGGAGGAGCAGTATCTGAGCAGTCGACAG GGGGAGCTGATGACGTACGTCGGCCGCATTCTGGAGGAAGAAAAGCGAAAGTGGAATAACGGCGAGGAGCCGGCGATGGAGGACGGCTGCTACGTCAGTCATGTGGCCTATGACATCATTCAG tttATCTACGGCATCGTGACGTCAGCTGCTAAAGTGGTGGGAGACGTGCACAAGGCCCAGAGaataacatgcaaactcaaccCTTTAATGCAGAG cttcAAGGTTTTCCAGGACGAGGTCATGAGGCTGAACAGAGCAAACAGCAGAGCCATCGTCAAGGCCAACCTCGGCTCTGTCCAACAGTTCAG AGACGTCCTGGAGAAGAACGCTCATCTGTTCATGGACGACGTGCGGAGAAACTGTTTGAGCGTTTTGAGCGGGATGAAAGAATCGGCTCACGCGTATTTATTATTGCCCGTGCACGACTCGCTCAGG CCACAGTATCGCAAACTGGGAACCAGTGAGTGGCTGAACAAGGGTGTGTTTGagaagctgctgctcagtgCTCAGGCCGTGGACGAACAACTCCGGGGTTTAAAGGAATCCTGTCGCCAG GAGTTGCTGTGTCAGTTTCATCAGGACGTGACGGTAGAATATGTGAGGAGGCTCCTGAGAGGAGACGTCAAACTGAAGGACAAGGAGCGGCAGAACGCGGCGTTCGCCGTCGTGAAGAACGACGCCGAGAGTCTGCATGCATTGTTCGTCAGAATG GGCTCAAACCAGGACTGGCTGAAGGAAATCCTGACCAAGATTGCTGAAGTGCTGAAACTCCAGGACGTGCCCGCCATTCAGATGCAGGTGGCGTCGCTGGGAAGTGCCTTTCCTGACCTCAG TGAAAAACacgtctctgctctgctcaaGCTCAAGACGAACATTTCCAGAGCCGACAGGAAAGTGGTCAAAGAGACGCTGTCGGACACGCTGAGAGAAACGGGCGTCGCCGCGTCTCACTCCTTTTTCTCCAAAGTTCAGGTCAAATGA
- the LOC131444943 gene encoding tumor necrosis factor alpha-induced protein 2-like isoform X1, translating into MIIIISCRFLCLHSLVRVFLSFVSISRTRMRTCSGDTEAEGFRRNSLPGHNTLLAGGRWINGKFMKLFRAPKAQESANVTPPTVDGRRSPSNTTEEEEEPQTGSPSVIATFDQCLEDRLFSEASQNLREREELLFGALAEAEGAQRREEEVNSLAEDYAVLRLHILQTLQQSLSTVNTDALTSAVKAVHQEDKQDQLWKQRDGTPPGWRPGGWKEFHDEALGSLVKDRMDNPSTLTDGQLVGKSSIMADICSMGRQLLDDLQLVVGVVKTCYPPQTDICGFYIRLYHQAFSARLGKIADFVLEDDDCRHLLCWVNEYYPERVQKLHLGCEDCTVMGKLLPQELLEPLEEQYLSSRQGELMTYVGRILEEEKRKWNNGEEPAMEDGCYVSHVAYDIIQFIYGIVTSAAKVVGDVHKAQRITCKLNPLMQSFKVFQDEVMRLNRANSRAIVKANLGSVQQFRDVLEKNAHLFMDDVRRNCLSVLSGMKESAHAYLLLPVHDSLRPQYRKLGTSEWLNKGVFEKLLLSAQAVDEQLRGLKESCRQELLCQFHQDVTVEYVRRLLRGDVKLKDKERQNAAFAVVKNDAESLHALFVRMGSNQDWLKEILTKIAEVLKLQDVPAIQMQVASLGSAFPDLSEKHVSALLKLKTNISRADRKVVKETLSDTLRETGVAASHSFFSKVQVK; encoded by the exons ATGATAATCATTATTTCCTGTCGGTTTCTTTGCCTCCACAGTCTCGTCAGAGTCTTTCTCAGCTTCGTTTCAATTTCTCGGACCAGAATGCGAACTTGCTCCGGTGACACAGAGGCCGAGGGCTTCAGACGCAACTCTCTCCCGGGACACAACACGCTGTTGGCGGGAGGGCGCTGGATCAACGGCAAATTCATGAAGTTGTTCCGAGCTCCAAAAGCTCAGGAGTCCGCCAACGTCACACCGCCCACCGTCGACGGACGACGCTCGCCGAGCAACacgacagaggaggaggaggagcctcaaACTG GTTCCCCCTCAGTTATCGCCACGTTTGATCAGTGCCTTGAAGACCGACTCTTCTCTGAAGCCAGTCAGAACCTGAGAGAGCGGGAGGAGCTTCTATTCGGGGCGTTGGCGGAGGCCGAGGGCGCTCAACGTCGCGAGGAAGAAGTCAACAGCCTTGCTGAAGACTATGCCGTCCTGAGACTGCACATCCTGCAGACTCTGCAGCAGAGTTTGTCAACAGTCAACACCGACGCTCTGACGTCCGCTGTGAAGGCCGTCCACCAGGAGGACAAGCAGGACCAGCTGTGGAAGCAGAGGGATGGCACTCCACCCGGCTGGAGGCCCGGTGGCTGGAAGGAGTTCCATGACGAAGCTCTTGGCAGCTTGGTGAAGGACCGCATGGACAACCCGTCAACGCTCACCGACGGCCAACTGGTGGGGAAATCGTCCATCATGGCCGACATCTGCAGCATGGGTAGGCAGCTGCTGGACGACCTGCAGCTGGTGGTGGGCGTGGTCAAGACGTGCTACCCCCCACAGACGGACATCTGTGGTTTTTACATCAGGCTGTACCACCAAGCCTTCAGCGCCAGACTCGGAAAGATCGCAGACTTTGTGCTGGAGGACGATGACTGCCGTCACCTCCTGTGCTGGGTCAACGAATATTACCCCGA GCGAGTTCAGAAGCTGCATCTGGGCTGTGAGGACTGCACCGTGATGGGAAAGCTTCTGCCTCAGGAGTTACTGGAGCCTCTGGAGGAGCAGTATCTGAGCAGTCGACAG GGGGAGCTGATGACGTACGTCGGCCGCATTCTGGAGGAAGAAAAGCGAAAGTGGAATAACGGCGAGGAGCCGGCGATGGAGGACGGCTGCTACGTCAGTCATGTGGCCTATGACATCATTCAG tttATCTACGGCATCGTGACGTCAGCTGCTAAAGTGGTGGGAGACGTGCACAAGGCCCAGAGaataacatgcaaactcaaccCTTTAATGCAGAG cttcAAGGTTTTCCAGGACGAGGTCATGAGGCTGAACAGAGCAAACAGCAGAGCCATCGTCAAGGCCAACCTCGGCTCTGTCCAACAGTTCAG AGACGTCCTGGAGAAGAACGCTCATCTGTTCATGGACGACGTGCGGAGAAACTGTTTGAGCGTTTTGAGCGGGATGAAAGAATCGGCTCACGCGTATTTATTATTGCCCGTGCACGACTCGCTCAGG CCACAGTATCGCAAACTGGGAACCAGTGAGTGGCTGAACAAGGGTGTGTTTGagaagctgctgctcagtgCTCAGGCCGTGGACGAACAACTCCGGGGTTTAAAGGAATCCTGTCGCCAG GAGTTGCTGTGTCAGTTTCATCAGGACGTGACGGTAGAATATGTGAGGAGGCTCCTGAGAGGAGACGTCAAACTGAAGGACAAGGAGCGGCAGAACGCGGCGTTCGCCGTCGTGAAGAACGACGCCGAGAGTCTGCATGCATTGTTCGTCAGAATG GGCTCAAACCAGGACTGGCTGAAGGAAATCCTGACCAAGATTGCTGAAGTGCTGAAACTCCAGGACGTGCCCGCCATTCAGATGCAGGTGGCGTCGCTGGGAAGTGCCTTTCCTGACCTCAG TGAAAAACacgtctctgctctgctcaaGCTCAAGACGAACATTTCCAGAGCCGACAGGAAAGTGGTCAAAGAGACGCTGTCGGACACGCTGAGAGAAACGGGCGTCGCCGCGTCTCACTCCTTTTTCTCCAAAGTTCAGGTCAAATGA
- the LOC131444415 gene encoding uncharacterized protein LOC131444415, whose product MKKRVTFAGGQMIHRLHGDDTLQRNSGMKEQKTDNQITGLKDVAADFNGNRRQAARTEPQIQHVTVQIPKTVSTGPFLKHSALTPAQRKFLFSVSSSSSSAHVRGLITQHYMNVLHRCIRADDLAVTSVTSPDLTESRKHQTLMTRADISSKMKHNENIHSAKHPEKSFLPKLPNNPVRWETHGRGLGPHVNISGGKNVRILRKKVRFLTFFTKF is encoded by the exons ATGAAAAAACGGGTGACATTTGCAGGAGGTCAGATGATCCACAGGCTCCATGGAGACGACACTCTGCAGAG GAACTCTGGGATGAAGGAGCAAAAAACAG ATAACCAGATAACAGGATTAAAAGATGTCGCTGCTGATTTCAACGGAAACAGACGACAAGCGGCAAGAACTGAACCACAAATCCAACACGTAACCGTCCAAATCCCTAAAACAGTGAGCACCGGTCCCTTTCTCAAG CACTCTGCACTGACACCTGCTCAGAGAAAGTTTCTGTTCAGCGTCTCGTCCTCCAGCAGCTCTGCACACGTGCGCGGCCTCATCACACAGCACTACATGAACGTGCTGCACCGGTGTATACGAGcag ACGACCTGGCTGTGACGTCCGTGACCTCACCTGACCTCACAGAGAGCCGAAAACATCAGACGCTAATGACACGAGCAGACATTTCTTCCAAGATGAAGCACAATGAGAACATACATAGTGCAAAGCATCCTGAGAAATCCTTCCTCCCAAAACTCCCTAACAACCCAGTCAGGTGGGAAACtcacggaagaggattagggccacatgtgaacatttctggggggaaaaatgtcagaattctgagaaaaaaagtcagatttctgacCTTTTTCACAAAATTCTGA